In Quadrisphaera sp. DSM 44207, one DNA window encodes the following:
- a CDS encoding L-ribulose-5-phosphate 4-epimerase, producing the protein MTSTSTATERGTHRDLRQAVADLHEELTRYQLVTWTSGNVSARVPGEDLFVIKASGVSYAELTWEGVVVCDLDGALVDGLLAPSSDTAAHAFVYRARPEVGGVVHTHSPYATAWAARGEEVPCVLTAMADEFGGPIPVGPFALIGDDSIGRGIVETLAGSRSPAVLMRNHGVFAIGPSARAAVKAAVMTEDVARTVHLSRQLGEPLPIDPADVDRLYERYQNAYGQPLATD; encoded by the coding sequence ATGACCAGCACGAGCACGGCGACCGAGCGGGGCACCCACCGCGACCTGCGGCAGGCCGTGGCCGACCTGCACGAGGAGCTGACCCGCTACCAGCTCGTGACGTGGACGTCGGGCAACGTCTCCGCCCGCGTGCCGGGCGAGGACCTGTTCGTCATCAAGGCCAGCGGCGTGTCGTACGCGGAGCTGACGTGGGAGGGCGTCGTGGTCTGCGACCTCGACGGCGCCCTCGTCGACGGCCTCCTCGCGCCCTCCAGCGACACGGCCGCGCACGCGTTCGTCTACCGGGCCAGGCCCGAGGTCGGCGGGGTGGTGCACACCCACAGCCCCTACGCCACGGCGTGGGCCGCGCGCGGGGAGGAGGTCCCGTGCGTGCTCACCGCGATGGCGGACGAGTTCGGCGGCCCGATCCCGGTCGGCCCGTTCGCGCTCATCGGCGACGACTCGATCGGCCGCGGCATCGTCGAGACCCTCGCCGGGTCGCGCTCGCCGGCCGTGTTGATGCGCAACCACGGCGTGTTCGCCATCGGCCCGAGCGCGCGCGCCGCCGTCAAGGCCGCCGTGATGACCGAGGACGTCGCCCGCACCGTGCACCTCTCCCGCCAGCTCGGCGAGCCCCTGCCCATCGACCCGGCGGACGTCGACCGCCTCTACGAGCGCTACCAGAACGCCTACGGCCAGCCCCTGGCGACGGACTGA
- the araA gene encoding L-arabinose isomerase: MKDPYAPLEIWFLTGSQGLYGDDVLEQVAEQSRRIHEQLDARPEVPVRVVWKPVLTDSDAIRRLVLEAGASDACIGVVAWMHTFSPARMWIAGLSVLTVPLLHLHTQLNTELPWASIDMDFMNLNQAAHGDREFGYVLTRLGAARTTVAGHVSDPGVGERVGAWARAAAGRAQARSLRLARFGDTMRQVAVTEGDKVDAQIRFGVDVEAYGVNALVAAVAAVADAEADEVVAEYEDRYDVAPELRRGGERHESLRYGARQEVALRRLMAETGATAFTTNFEDLGGLRQLPGLAVQRLMADGYGFAGEGDWKTSALLRILKVAGHGLPGGTSFMEDYTYHLVPGRELILGAHMLEVCPTITSERPRIEIHPLGIGNREDPVRMVFTADAARAVVVGWSDLGDRFRLVANEVDVVAPEQDLPRLPVARAVWRPLPDWRTSTECWLEAGGPHHTVLSTQVGAEALLDLADMVGTELALVDAGTSTRRFRQELRWNAAYHRLGQGF, encoded by the coding sequence ATGAAGGACCCGTACGCACCACTGGAGATCTGGTTCCTCACGGGCAGCCAGGGGCTGTACGGCGACGACGTGCTGGAGCAGGTGGCGGAGCAGTCGCGCCGCATCCACGAGCAGCTCGACGCCCGGCCCGAGGTGCCGGTGCGCGTGGTGTGGAAGCCGGTCCTGACGGACTCCGACGCCATCCGCCGCCTGGTGCTCGAGGCCGGCGCCTCCGACGCGTGCATCGGCGTCGTCGCCTGGATGCACACGTTCTCCCCGGCGCGGATGTGGATCGCCGGCCTGTCGGTGCTGACCGTGCCGCTGCTGCACCTGCACACGCAGCTGAACACCGAGCTGCCGTGGGCGAGCATCGACATGGACTTCATGAACCTGAACCAGGCCGCCCACGGCGACCGGGAGTTCGGGTACGTGCTCACCCGCCTCGGCGCCGCCCGCACCACGGTCGCCGGCCACGTCAGCGACCCGGGGGTCGGCGAGCGCGTCGGCGCCTGGGCCCGCGCCGCGGCCGGTCGGGCGCAGGCCCGCTCGCTGCGCCTGGCCCGCTTCGGGGACACGATGCGCCAGGTCGCCGTGACCGAGGGCGACAAGGTCGACGCCCAGATCCGGTTCGGGGTCGACGTGGAGGCCTACGGCGTCAACGCGCTCGTCGCCGCCGTCGCCGCCGTCGCCGACGCCGAGGCCGACGAGGTCGTCGCCGAGTACGAGGACCGCTACGACGTCGCGCCCGAGCTGCGCCGCGGCGGCGAGCGGCACGAGTCCCTGCGCTACGGCGCGAGGCAGGAGGTGGCGCTGCGCCGGCTCATGGCGGAGACCGGCGCCACCGCGTTCACGACGAACTTCGAGGACCTCGGCGGCCTGCGCCAGCTGCCCGGCCTCGCCGTGCAGCGCCTCATGGCCGACGGGTACGGCTTCGCCGGCGAGGGGGACTGGAAGACCTCCGCGCTGCTGCGGATCCTCAAGGTCGCCGGGCACGGCCTCCCCGGCGGCACCTCCTTCATGGAGGACTACACCTACCACCTGGTGCCGGGGCGCGAGCTCATCCTCGGCGCGCACATGCTCGAGGTGTGCCCGACCATCACCAGCGAGCGCCCCCGCATCGAGATCCACCCGCTCGGCATCGGGAACCGCGAGGACCCGGTGCGGATGGTGTTCACGGCCGACGCCGCGCGCGCCGTCGTCGTCGGCTGGTCCGACCTCGGCGACCGCTTCCGCCTCGTGGCCAACGAGGTGGACGTCGTCGCCCCCGAGCAGGACCTGCCGCGGCTGCCCGTGGCCCGCGCGGTGTGGCGGCCGCTGCCCGACTGGCGCACCTCCACCGAGTGCTGGCTGGAGGCCGGCGGCCCGCACCACACCGTGCTGAGCACCCAGGTCGGCG